The following nucleotide sequence is from Zingiber officinale cultivar Zhangliang chromosome 10A, Zo_v1.1, whole genome shotgun sequence.
TACAAATACGATAACGAACAGAAACACAAACCAAATTGGATCCTAACATCTCAGTCTTACAATTATCATAGTGATTTAAACAAGAAGATAAGCTGAGTTTGTTGACGAGCTGTCTATCTAATCAAGGAGACACGCAATCATTCGAACTGGAATTGTGAGACGACCTCAGCCTGCCAAATCAAAAGCAAGCATCCAAAAGACAACAGCAACAAAGCGCGGCCAAACTGCACCAACCAAACAACCAATTTAACGTGATTAAAAAATGTTTTAGCTTAATAGAAATAGTTCAATAAAATAAATTCCGAGATCCAGCCAAATTCGAagattaaatattagttttttgAAAAATCGGCCAGAAGAGCAAGATTCCCATGGACAATTGGCAGAAGTCCATGTCATTAAAGTTGCCCAAACCCGACAGCTATTGATGGGAAATAAAAACTAAGCGATGATCGACACGGCACTGACAACCACAACCGCACCGACCCGGCGCACGATAGCGCGCATTCCCCATCGCCACCATAACCACCTTTTTCGACGTGGGACCACAGGGATCTGGTCAAGATCGGCGCCCGGAAGAGTCGGAGGAGGTGGTGCGGCCAACTTCGAGGCGGATCTGGTGTTACGCGGGGAGATAGCCGAAAGATAAGCCTTGATCGATGCTTAAACGATGGCTCAAGATTGGAAACAAACGAAACCTAAAACGGATAGATTGAACATCGAGATCATTACCATCCCTCCATGAAGGAAGGGCCACTGCTCTGCTGCTGCTGGGGCGGTGGCTGAGCGTAGGGCTGAGGGTATCCTTGTGGCGGGTACCCCTGCTGCGGGTACCCCTGTTGCGGGTAGCCGGCAGGGGGGTATCCCTGCGGCGGGTAACCCGGCGGCGGATAGCCGTCTTTCGGGTATCCTTCAGGCGGGTAACCTACTTATCCACAATCGGAAACAACAAGAATCACAATCATCCCCAAACTCTATCGAAAGATCTGCATATGAATGGAGACGGATAGCTACCTTGCGGAGGAGGGACGCCTACAGGGGGCTGCTGCTGGTTGTAGTAGCTCATGTCGTCGAGTTTTCGATCCGCGGCCGCGAGAGAGAAATGATAAACCGGTCTAGGTCGGAGGGGCTTAAATAGTAGCGGGATTAGAACGGGCTAGATAAGCGCGTTAAACCCGTGTCCTGGGCTTTTTGGTTATGATAAGTCTTAATGGCCATTGCTGACCATTtgtaatttggaaaaaaaaatacatgatTTATGATTTAGGTAATTGAGAAAAAAATTAAACTGCCATTTGATCAGATCAACCCTAGCACATGCTTTCATTTTGTTTAATGTTTGTTTGATAAAGGTAATTATATTATAAGTCGATCACGGACTTGAgaacccaccaaaattcgaaagACATACGTTTGACCGTTTTAATTAACCTGTCAATGTTCGTACACTACACCCCTTCATTTGGCAAACTacgtaataaaaaaaaatattacgtAGTTTGCCAAATGATTTACCAAATCAAATACACCGCACATGACATTTCCAAGCGATAGGTCTTCTTGAGCGTGCTGCCCCCTTGATACTGCTGTTGGAAAACTTCCACCATTTCCGCCACTGTCCGAAATATCTGGCTGATGTGTAGCTAGCTTCTAAGGTATAGTGACAGAATTGTTGAAGAAGAGGTGGTCCGATGTCTCATCTGCTTGTTGGTACTACGGGTGAGTCTTGTAGGCTACGTACAACAGGCTGTTCTTGGTGTGTATCCTACCGTTCATGAGTAATCAAATGGTGAACTGATGCTTCGACATGATGTGCAGCTTCTATACTGACGGTTGTCCATGCCTTCTTGTTGCTCCTTGGTTTAAAGAAATTGTATGTCACTACAACTCCGCGCCACAGCTCTGGATCAAACCAAGCGTCCAACAATGACACAACTTGTTGGACAAAATCAGCTTGGTTACGGACAGATAATTGGTGATCTGGAGCAGTCACTTGATTATGGGGTGCCGGATACTTTGGCTTGTCACTCCCACATGTTGGTGTGTTGCAAGTATTGGTGATGGATCCAACGTACTCAAAGGGAGTCCTTTCGTTGGATGTTTACAATGACTTGGACAGAAGCGCTGAATTCTAGGTTTGAAAATCGTGGAGTTCGTATCCTCCTTCCTTCGCTAAACACATAGTGGCTCAAAAGATGGACGGATATTTGGTAGACCATACGAAGGATATGATGTATATCTTGTTGATCACTGCACAAGGGAAGGGTAAGATGGAAAGCCAGAAGCATTCGATATCTTGAAGTACTATATTCACCAATTCAAGCTTGCCAGAGTAAGATAATGTTTGCTTAGGCCACGAAGCTAATTTCCTCAAGATAACCTCTGTCAAAGGCTCATAATTACGAGTTCTCAATTTCTCCGTTGCAATTAGAATGCCCAAGTATCAAAAGGGGCAAGAACCTCGTTAGAATCCTGTTATCTCTAGTAGCCTGCCCGTTGTGCCACCGTTGACACTGACCATGAACAAATTGGACTTGTTGAGATTCGGATGCATCCCAACTAAACTTCAAAACTCCCTTAAATAGTTAGCAATTGAGCTGATAGTCACTTCATCATCCTCGAGAACACTTTCCAAGCACAAGTTGAACAGGAAAGGGAGATAGTGGATCCGCTTGCCACAAACCCCTTCGTCCCTTGAAAAATCTATGCACTGCTCCAAATGCCCACTGAGTAGGAGATTGTGGTAATGCACTCCTCAATCCATGCAACGTATCGCTGTGGACATCTGAACTGGCAATGTATAGCTAGGTTAACTGTGTCAAATACCTTTTGGAAATCAACTTTGAGCACACATCTTGATGAGATCCTTTTCTTGGCATACTTTCTCGAGAGTATTGGTCCCATGCGGTCGGTGAGAGGTGGGAGGGGATGAATTACCTAAAATTACAAATACACTATTCTCGGAACTTTCGACTTTGATTAGAAACATTTGCTAGAAAAATAGAATTAAACTGTATAAGAGTAAAAGAGACTAtcggattttacttggttacaaccggcgagattgttaatccaagacaaatgaagcaCGTTAAAATTCTCCTTTCGTCGTAGGCgcagaagcctcttacagaatgttgaaagcacagaaatagaGTAAGAAAATTCGAGTACAAGTGTTGTAATGAATGAAAAAGAtcaggctatatttatagcctactggtcGAAAATAATCATTTGCTGATGTGGCAACTCCGAGCGCTTGGACTTGCTCTAGGCGCCTTATCTGCTCGCAGCGGTTACGTAACAGTGTTATGATAAAGATTTATCACGGACCAGGCACTCGGAGTGCTGGTAACATTGACCCAGCAATGATTCGTAGCAACGGGCTTCGATGAGGTGTCTGTTAGGCACTaaagtggtccgggcacccgaatcagctccgggcacctggacaagGTCAACTCAAGTTGACTTTGTCAGGTCTTCCATTCTGGTCGTTTGGGTGATTTCCGGCCATCTAGAGTTGaattcacccgaactcaactccgaccttctctcctcaagcaatcttccgcttcagcTTCTCATCTCTCAAAAGTGTTGCGTGTGTCCTTCTTGCTCCACCAATGTACTATTCCgcagcttctcgtctctcggatgcgcCGAGTCTGTCGACTCAATTCTCGTGTCATCATTCTCGTCCGTTGTGTCTTTCACTCGACTACTTGTGTTCCTAaaatcttgcacacttagacacaatgatcaaatTCACAAggcctaacttaatttggttgatcacttCAAAACCAACAcggagtacttacaatctccctctttttgatgtgatcaactcaagttaagttagagttaaaccaaaatagtaaaataaatgaATATGCAAATTAAGACAATTAAAATTATACTtatacctccccttagacttgatattttctctccttctttgatcacattaaaaaataaggataaatatcaaaataaatgtgaaaaataaatttcaggaatacaTAAACAGTTACtaacacttagaattttttttgaaattatcttttaaaaaatatgaattaTTACGAATTAAAAcccattttttgaaaaaaaatacttttaaaattaattttattctttaaaaaattttaaaattttttgtataATAATCCAGAATaatgataaaattttcatgaataaCCATGATTCATATAAGCAATAATAAAGTATTTTAACCTTCCCCCCAAAAAAtaataaagtattttaaaaaataaataaattttcataataaatattttttaataataatgtattttataaaaaagatataattttttaaaaaattatttaaaaatatatttcgaGCTTAAAAAATCTTGTAACTTTTTCTTAAGTATATAAAATAGAAATTATAtccgtaaaaaaaattaaattttcaaaaattatttttttgagaatttttaatattaaaaattaatattttgataaagaatttatagaaaaataattaactgtcaaaaaattttaaaataatttattgtaatagagaacatgatattttatcacaaaaaaatttaaaaataaatcttataaataattattattttaaaaatatgatttctgttgaaaattttataaaaaataatatagcagtcaaaaaattttaaatttttttctattagTAGATAATGTTTCCATTTTTCATAGATAAAATTTTGAGTATAAAATATGACTATAaaattgacaaaataattgattttatcacacagaataaatcaagcaaattaattttttagcatggatatgaaattaatttaatgagttaagtattattttgatatccaaaataaattatttcttacTGGATTCACCAAATATATTATgagattatttttatatttatttttataatttgaccctcatgatatctaaaatatcaattaaacctaccataatttttaaaattaaaaggaattaaaagggtaaccagaataccctgctctgtctgtccctgctcctcaaggtctaactcggagaaaccctgaaccaagtctgtaactgaaactcggtggcaagccaaagtccctctggacttcctgctgaatgCATCGTATAGATAATGCCGCCAAATcatcaaggcaaaaataatggcgactagctccagatcatgtacagggtagttcttctcatgctccttcaaccgacgaaaaGCATAGAAGAATACTCTATCATG
It contains:
- the LOC122028165 gene encoding cysteine-rich and transmembrane domain-containing protein WIH2-like; translation: MSYYNQQQPPVGVPPPQGYPPEGYPKDGYPPPGYPPQGYPPAGYPQQGYPQQGYPPQGYPQPYAQPPPQQQQSSGPSFMEGCLAALCCCCLLDACF